The Schistocerca gregaria isolate iqSchGreg1 unplaced genomic scaffold, iqSchGreg1.2 ptg001083l, whole genome shotgun sequence genome contains a region encoding:
- the LOC126328054 gene encoding glutamate--cysteine ligase-like isoform X1: MGFFLEGETLRWSELKEHARMIKDYGVEQFLAAYSANKCIRSRFLWGDEVEYMIVHMDDEKKEVALSLRAVELISELQGLEDGRGEHERTVLWRPEYAAYMIEGTPGRPFGSEWGEHKRLEENMMERRGQIKRVLGRGEYVVTMPSFPLLGCDGGVRGRKSVMEENSKSIYVSDEVTNSHKRFGTLTKNIRERRGCNVVINVPQYLDESTERMEYKELRECLGREAEDGCVYMDAMAFGMGMCCLQCTIQCVDIHEAGCVYDQLVVFAPVMMALTAGTVCQRGMLVDTDLRWNIIGASVDDRTAEERGLVEGSKGIPKSRYGSVDSFLYVRNLARDEEEARKVEAYYNDLEVLIDKDAHERILSAGVDSLLAQHIAHLFIRDPLVVYRHRMKGDASNNDHFECIQSTNWQTVRFKPPVLSQNLGWRVEFRPMEVQATDSENAAFVTFVILLVKTIIAFRLKFYIPISKIDRNIHTAHLRNAVLSQKFHWRRDVYDHLDSPSTAPAPLACDEALMSIDQIINGSPDHLGIISVMKRYLSTTDIDDSARRHILSKLDIVSKRASGQSETYATWQRKFITSHPKYQKNSVVTQEIAYDLVKAILSRTTP, encoded by the exons ATGGGCTTCTTTTTAGAGGGTGAAACGTTGAGGTGGAGCGAGCTGAAGGAGCATGCGCGGATGATCAAGGACTACGGGGTGGAGCAATTTTTGGCGGCGTACAGCGCGAACAAGTGCATAAGGAGCAGGTTTTTGTGGGGCGACGAG GTTGAGTACATGATAGTGCACATGGACGACGAGAAGAAGGAGGTCGCTCTGTCGCTGCGAGCAGTGGAGTTGATATCGGAGCTGCAGGGCCTGGAGGATGGGCGCGGTGA GCACGAGAGGACCGTGTTGTGGAGGCCTGAGTACGCGGCGTACATGATTGAGG GGACGCCAGGGAGGCCGTTTGGGAGCGAGTGGGGCGAACACAAGAGGTTGGAGGAGAACATGATGGAGCGCCGAGGGCAGATAAAGCGGGTGCTGGGGCGCGGAGAGTACGTGGTGACGATGCCGAGTTTTCCGCTGTTGGGATGTGACGGGGGCGTCAGGGGCAGGAAGAGCGTGATGGAGGAGAACTCGAAGTCGATATACGTGTCCGACGAGGTGACAAACAGTCACAAGAGGTTTGGCACGCTGACAAAAAACATAAGGGAGAGGAGGGGGTGCAACGTGGTGATCAACGTGCCCCAGTACCTGGACGAGTCGACGGAGAGGATGGAGTACAAGGAGTTGAGAGAGTGTCTGGGCAGGGAGGCGGAGGACGGGTGCGTGTACATGGATGCGATGGCATTTGGGATGGGAATGTGTTGTTTGCAATGTACGATTCAGTGTGTAGACATACACGAGGCTGGTTGTGTGTATGACCAATTGGTCGTGTTTGCGCCAGTGATGATGGCGCTGACGGCGGGGACGGTGTGTCAGCGGGGAATGCTGGTGGACACGGACCTGAGGTGGAACATAATAGGCGCGTCGGTGGACGACAGGACGGCGGAGGAAAGGGGGCTGGTCGAGGGCTCAAAGGGGATTCCTAAGTCGAGGTACGGGTCGGTTGACTCGTTCTTGTATGTGAGAAACCTGGCCAGGGACGAGGAGGAGGCGAGGAAGGTCGAGGCGTACTACAATGACTTGGAAGTGCTGATCGACAAAGACGCTCACGAGCGCATCTTGTCCGCCGGGGTCGACAGTCTACTGGCTCAACACATCGCCCACCTGTTCATAAGAGACCCGCTAGTAGTTTACAGACACAGGATGAAGGGCGATGCGTCGAACAACGACCACTTCGAATGCATTCAGTCCACCAACTGGCAGACGGTCCGCTTCAAGCCCCCTGTTCTCTCTCAGAACTTGGGGTGGCGCGTGGAGTTCAGGCCTATGGAGGTCCAAGCGACCGACTCGGAAAACGCGGCGTTCGTCACCTTCGTCATCTTGCTGGTCAAGACCATCATCGCATTTCGCCTGAAATTCTACATTCCTATCTCCAAAATCGACCGCAACATTCACACGGCCCACCTGAGAAACGCCGTCCTGTCCCAGAAGTTTCACTGGAGACGTGACGTCTACGACCACCTCGACTCCCCCTCCACCGCTCCCGCACCCCTCGCCTGCGACGAGGCGCTCATGTCCATCGATCAAATCATCAACGGGTCTCCCGACCACCTGGGCATCATCTCCGTCATGAAGCGCTACCTGTCCACCACGGACATCGACGACTCCGCCCGGCGCCACATCCTATCCAAACTCGACATCGTCTCCAAGCGCGCGTCCGGACAGTCCGAGACCTACGCCACTTGGCAGCGCAAGTTCATCACCTCCCACCCGAAATACCAGAAAAACAGCGTCGTCACCCAAGAAATAGCATATGACCTCGTCAAAGCTATCCTCTCCCGCACCACCCCCTGA
- the LOC126328064 gene encoding transcription initiation factor TFIID subunit 12-like: protein MSTPKDSDGTPVLPPGSRPPFNPYGTPNMNLMAAQYGRLCMQMPQGPQMSHATTDCSQEPPVYSANSNIRNLNSSNVSGYVVNPTPRTSSMPGQVGVPAQSRFPASSIRANYFDGGGILNVAKLTELAGGPLEEQAIKIIMTIADEFIDSVTTFACKLARHRKSDVLEPKDIQMHLERNWGIVLPGIGGGSSLPHSYMKKRPLESHKQRLQTVKRCKK from the exons ATGAGCACGCCGAAGGATTCAGATGGTACACCTGTTCTACCTCCGGGTTCTCGACCCCCCTTCAACCCTTACGGTACACCAAATATGAACCTAATGGCGGCGCAATATGGACGCCTATGCATGCAAATGCCACAGGGACCTCAGATGTCTCATGCAACGACCGATTGCTCTCAAGAGCCACCTGTGTACTCTGCTAATTCAAATATcagaaacctaaacagc TCTAATGTCTCTGGATATGTAGTGAATCCTACACCTAGAACCTCTTCTATGCCAGGTCAAGTAGGCGTTCCCGCTCAAAGTCGATTTCCTGCATCTTCTATACGTGCAAACTACTTCGACGGCGGCGGCATTTTGAATGTCGCCAAGCTCACTGAACTGGCCGGAGGACCGCTTGAGGAGCAAGCTATTAAGATCATAATGACAATCGCGGATGAATTTATCGATAGCGTTACGACGTTTGCATGTAAATTGGCTAGGCACCGGAAATCCGATGTTCTAGAGCCCAAGGATATCCAGATGCATTTAGAACGAAACTGGGGAATTGTGTTGCCCGGTATTGGGGGTGGATCGAGTCTGCCGCATAGCTATATGAAGAAAAGACCTCTTGAGTCTCATAAACAACGCTTGCAGACCGTCAAGAGGTGCAAAAAATAA
- the LOC126328048 gene encoding uncharacterized protein LOC126328048 has translation MVLTNFLPSRTKNNAAPRPPDAPGLGCPNDCSHHGRCDPTTGLCQCDASYRLNPDCSVGVFDLKPNTTVSGTLDTNLVYYKLNNTEARIRIHVDVSLSNISYTVLVGYNTLPTINRYLTGCLSLSLTPCSLSIDYPVTGDYYIGIYSAPSLNYNLSATCGPFCLNSCSNNGVCQQNSTCSCLPYYSGTDCRQYVRPLNASSLLNECMWPATKIYYKYNNTPNQNLDLQIMLQDTDPSLQLAIYSAHNKIPTPLEYDSAQLCSTTKCSIHAQTSSADYWTFLVLFPTHQDDNPPSCIKYSVALAASVTCPNNCSLHGLCNQDGTCHCEPYYQKEDCSLFLMPLSNSTTIDTQLQPSRWAYYSLSVNMDNAISFSVFNITNTSVFTVVQRETLPTFQSYIELSNQPSNQSIIILSDSQPLNGTYYFGTYNSGNSSTSLTISASSYKQCLRNCSGNGKCIDGVCQCDERWVKNDCSAYNMFLNFNSGARGTVQFNSWNYYTANLQESLTFRAYVTEDENLLYGLIWVFAANGRLPTIEDHDYADQSSSSSHNLLIPASQSGNWTIGITRSPSSLQPQLRHTSYTIWLVAGCSAHSSCTTCVADASCGWCLTNLFNHEDGICVYGNREKPFDSLLSCPFYQYSVCTQDSKNRTQLEYEIGIILGLSIVLLFCASIFITHKLRSNRKKKTMLPIRLPNEPNSQEPTPSPTLFSRIFSLFRSSKKEGRRLLHVHPPVYSTPQGPS, from the exons ATGGTGCTAACAAACTTCCTGCCAAGCCGCACCAAAAATAATGC CGCTCCCCGACCGCCCGACGCGCCCGGCCTCGGCTGTCCCAACGACTGCAGCCACCACGGACGATGCGACCCGACTACGGGCCTCTGCCAGTGCGATGCGTCCTACCGACTCAATCCAGACTGCTCCGTCGGTGTTTTCGATCTGAAGCCCAACACGACCGTTTCGGGCACGCTCGACACCAATCTTGTCTACTACAAACTCAACAACACCGAGGCCCGCATCCGTATCCACGTTGACGTCTCCCTCTCCAACATTTCCTATACCGTGCTCGTCGGATACAACACCCTTCCCACCATCAACCGGTACCTCACGGGatgcctctccctctccctcacgcCCTGCTCGCTGTCCATCGACTACCCCGTCACCGGCGACTACTACATCGGCATTTACTCCGCACCCTCGCTCAACTACAACCTTTCGGCCACGTGCGGCCCCTTCTGTCTAAACTCCTGCTCCAACAACGGCGTCTGCCAGCAAAACTCCACTTGCTCCTGCCTCCCTTACTACAGCGGCACCGACTGCAGACAATACGTGAGACCGCTCAACGCCTCTTCGCTCCTAAACGAATGCATGTGGCCCGCCACTAAAATATACTACAAATACAACAACACCCCAAATCAAAACCTCGACTTGCAAATCATGCTCCAAGACACCGACCCGTCCCTCCAACTCGCGATATACTCCGCCCACAACAAAATACCAACCCCTCTCGAATACGACTCGGCGCAGCTGTGCTCGACCACCAAATGCTCAATCCACGCGCAAACTTCCAGCGCCGACTATTGGACCTTCCTCGTCTTGTTCCCCACCCACCAAGACGACAACCCACCCAGCTGCATCAAGTACTCGGTCGCGCTCGCCGCGTCCGTCACGTGTCCCAACAACTGCTCCCTCCACGGACTCTGCAACCAAGATGGAACCTGTCACTGCGAACCCTACTACCAAAAGGAAGACTGCAGCCTCTTCTTAATGCCCCTCTCCAACTCAACCACCATCGACACACAACTCCAACCGTCCCGCTGGGCATACTACTCGCTGTCCGTCAACATGGACAACGCCATCTCCTTCTCGGTCTTCAACATCACCAACACCTCCGTCTTCACCGTCGTCCAACGCGAAACGCTTCCAACTTTCCAATCGTACATAGAACTCTCCAATCAGCCCTCCAACCAAAGCATCATCATCCTCTCCGACTCCCAGCCGCTCAACGGCACCTACTACTTCGGCACCTACAACTCCGGCAACTCTTCCACGTCCCTCACCATCTCCGCCTCGTCCTACAAGCAGTGCCTCAGAAACTGCAGCGGCAATGGCAagtgcatagacggcgtctgccaATGCGACGAACGCTGGGTCAAaaacgactgcagcgcctacaacatgTTCCTCAACTTCAACTCCGGCGCAAGGGGCACCGTCCAGTTCAACAGCTGGAACTACTACACCGCGAACCTCCAAGAATCGCTCACCTTCCGGGCATACGTAACGGAAGACGAAAACTTACTCTACGGACTCATATGGGTCTTCGCCGCGAACGGGAGACTTCCCACCATCGAAGACCACGACTACGCCGACCAAAGCTCCAGCAGCTCTCACAACCTACTCATTCCCGCGTCACAGTCCGGCAATTGGACCATAGGCATCACAAGGTCCCCCTCGTCATTGCAGCCGCAGCTACGCCACACCAGCTACACCATATGGCTCGTCGCCGGCTGCAGCGCTCACTCCTCCTGCACCACTTGCGTTGCCGACGCTTCCTGCGGCTGGTGCCTCACCAACCTCTTCAACCACGAAGACGGCATATGCGTCTACGGAAACAGAGAAAAACCGTTCGACAGCCTCCTCTCCTGCCCATTTTATCAGTACTCCGTCTGCACCCAGGACTCCAAAAACCGCACCCAACTCGAATACGAAATCGGCATCATCCTCGGCCTCTCCATCGTCCTACTGTTCTGCGCCTCCATCTTCATAACCCACAAACTGCGGTCAAACCGTAAGAAAAAAACAATGCTACCTATCCGCCTTCCCAACGAACCAAACTCCCAGGAACCAACCCCGTCGCCCACTCTCTTCAGCCGAATCTTCTCTCTCTTCAGGTCGTCCAAAAAAGAAGGACGCAGACTACTCCACGTACACCCACCCGTGTACTCCACCCCTCAAGGACCGTCCTGA
- the LOC126328054 gene encoding glutamate--cysteine ligase catalytic subunit-like isoform X3, producing the protein MMERRGQIKRVLGRGEYVVTMPSFPLLGCDGGVRGRKSVMEENSKSIYVSDEVTNSHKRFGTLTKNIRERRGCNVVINVPQYLDESTERMEYKELRECLGREAEDGCVYMDAMAFGMGMCCLQCTIQCVDIHEAGCVYDQLVVFAPVMMALTAGTVCQRGMLVDTDLRWNIIGASVDDRTAEERGLVEGSKGIPKSRYGSVDSFLYVRNLARDEEEARKVEAYYNDLEVLIDKDAHERILSAGVDSLLAQHIAHLFIRDPLVVYRHRMKGDASNNDHFECIQSTNWQTVRFKPPVLSQNLGWRVEFRPMEVQATDSENAAFVTFVILLVKTIIAFRLKFYIPISKIDRNIHTAHLRNAVLSQKFHWRRDVYDHLDSPSTAPAPLACDEALMSIDQIINGSPDHLGIISVMKRYLSTTDIDDSARRHILSKLDIVSKRASGQSETYATWQRKFITSHPKYQKNSVVTQEIAYDLVKAILSRTTP; encoded by the coding sequence ATGATGGAGCGCCGAGGGCAGATAAAGCGGGTGCTGGGGCGCGGAGAGTACGTGGTGACGATGCCGAGTTTTCCGCTGTTGGGATGTGACGGGGGCGTCAGGGGCAGGAAGAGCGTGATGGAGGAGAACTCGAAGTCGATATACGTGTCCGACGAGGTGACAAACAGTCACAAGAGGTTTGGCACGCTGACAAAAAACATAAGGGAGAGGAGGGGGTGCAACGTGGTGATCAACGTGCCCCAGTACCTGGACGAGTCGACGGAGAGGATGGAGTACAAGGAGTTGAGAGAGTGTCTGGGCAGGGAGGCGGAGGACGGGTGCGTGTACATGGATGCGATGGCATTTGGGATGGGAATGTGTTGTTTGCAATGTACGATTCAGTGTGTAGACATACACGAGGCTGGTTGTGTGTATGACCAATTGGTCGTGTTTGCGCCAGTGATGATGGCGCTGACGGCGGGGACGGTGTGTCAGCGGGGAATGCTGGTGGACACGGACCTGAGGTGGAACATAATAGGCGCGTCGGTGGACGACAGGACGGCGGAGGAAAGGGGGCTGGTCGAGGGCTCAAAGGGGATTCCTAAGTCGAGGTACGGGTCGGTTGACTCGTTCTTGTATGTGAGAAACCTGGCCAGGGACGAGGAGGAGGCGAGGAAGGTCGAGGCGTACTACAATGACTTGGAAGTGCTGATCGACAAAGACGCTCACGAGCGCATCTTGTCCGCCGGGGTCGACAGTCTACTGGCTCAACACATCGCCCACCTGTTCATAAGAGACCCGCTAGTAGTTTACAGACACAGGATGAAGGGCGATGCGTCGAACAACGACCACTTCGAATGCATTCAGTCCACCAACTGGCAGACGGTCCGCTTCAAGCCCCCTGTTCTCTCTCAGAACTTGGGGTGGCGCGTGGAGTTCAGGCCTATGGAGGTCCAAGCGACCGACTCGGAAAACGCGGCGTTCGTCACCTTCGTCATCTTGCTGGTCAAGACCATCATCGCATTTCGCCTGAAATTCTACATTCCTATCTCCAAAATCGACCGCAACATTCACACGGCCCACCTGAGAAACGCCGTCCTGTCCCAGAAGTTTCACTGGAGACGTGACGTCTACGACCACCTCGACTCCCCCTCCACCGCTCCCGCACCCCTCGCCTGCGACGAGGCGCTCATGTCCATCGATCAAATCATCAACGGGTCTCCCGACCACCTGGGCATCATCTCCGTCATGAAGCGCTACCTGTCCACCACGGACATCGACGACTCCGCCCGGCGCCACATCCTATCCAAACTCGACATCGTCTCCAAGCGCGCGTCCGGACAGTCCGAGACCTACGCCACTTGGCAGCGCAAGTTCATCACCTCCCACCCGAAATACCAGAAAAACAGCGTCGTCACCCAAGAAATAGCATATGACCTCGTCAAAGCTATCCTCTCCCGCACCACCCCCTGA
- the LOC126328060 gene encoding probable ornithine aminotransferase yields MKLSSAELIKLESKHAAHNYHPIPVVLSKGEGVYVWDIEGNRYYDFLSSYSAISQGHRHPAIMKAMREQMERMTLCSRAFYNDMLPRYAEHVTKLLGYDMILPMNSGAEAVETAIKLSRKWGYKVKQIPTGQAIVVCCKGCFHGRTIAVISMSDDPSAYEDYSPYLPGLRSIPYNDVEALKTVLEAEGNLVCAFLVEPIQGEAGVVVPDEGYLSKCYDLCRKHNVLFVGDEVQTGLGRTGRMLATEWENVRSDILILGKALSGGTMPVSAVLANSDIMLTIQPGEHGSTYGGNPLACAVAMASLDVIVNERLAENAFKQGTKLMQALNDLKKKYSFISQVRGKGLLIAIVINHQSKSAWDLCMIIKKNGLLCKPTHEDIVRFAPPLVITDDQVEGAISIVSKSIEEFSSDKC; encoded by the exons ATGAAGCTAAGTTCAGCGGAACTCATAAAATTGGAAAGCAAGCATGCCGCTCACAA CTATCACCCTATACCCGTCGTCCTATCAAAGGGGGAAG GTGTCTATGTGTGGGATATAGAAGGGAACCGATACTACGACTTTTTGAGCTCCTACTCTGCTATCAGCCAGG GTCATCGCCATCCTGCGATTATGAAGGCGATGCGCGAGCAAATGGAGCGCATGACGTTGTGCTCTAGGGCGTTTTACAACGACATGCTTCCAAGATATGCAGAACACGTGACGAAGTTGCTGGGATACGACATGATTCTTCCTATGAACAGCGGTGCCGAGGCCGTCGAGACGGCTATCAAGCTGTCAAGAAAATGGGGGTACAAAGTT AAACAAATACCGACTGGTCAAGCAATTGTTGTTTGCTGCAAAGGATGTTTTCATGGCCGAACGATAGCCGTTATCAGCATGAGCGATGACCCCTCCGCCTACGAGGACTACAGTCCATATTTGCCGGGGCTTCGTTCTATTCCGTACAATGACGTGGAGGCTTTGAAGACCGTCCTGGAAGCCGAGGGGAATCTTGTGTGTGCATTTTTGGTGGAGCCCATTCAAGGCGAGGCCGGGGTTGTGGTTCCGGACGAAGGCTATCTGTCGAAATGCTACGATCTGTGTCGCAAACACAACGTTTTGTTTGTAGGGGACGAGGTGCAGACGGGGCTTGGTCGAACCGGAAGAATGTTGGCCACCGAGTGGGAAAATGTGCGGAGCGACATTTTGATATTGGGAAAGGCTCTTTCCGGAGGCACAATGCCCGTTTCGGCCGTTCTGGCTAACTCCGATATCATGTTGACGATTCAGCCAGGCGAGCACGGTTCCACGTATGGTGGCAATCCTCTGGCTTGTGCGGTGGCAATGGCTTCTTTAGACGTGATAGTCAATGAAAGACTTGCAGAAAACGCCTTCAAGCAGGGGACGAAACTTATGCAGGCGTTGAATGACTTGAAGAAGAAGTATTCATTCATTTCCCAGGTGAGGGGGAAGGGGTTGCTTATTGCAATTGTCATCAACCATCAGAGCAAGTCGGCGTGGGATTTGTGTATGATTATAAAGAAGAATGGACTACTTTGCAAACCGACTCACGAGGACATCGTCAGGTTTGCTCCTCCGCTCGTCATAACAGACGATCAAGTGGAAGGGGCCATTTCGATAGTTTCGAAGTCTATAGAAGAGTTTTCGTCTGACAAAtgctaa
- the LOC126328054 gene encoding glutamate--cysteine ligase catalytic subunit-like isoform X2: MHEDVKIEWGNARASGSVAREKRGEVWSVRTRGGPCGRFRAARFQRVGLIDCIATKQKKIVRRKRTRSKVEYMIVHMDDEKKEVALSLRAVELISELQGLEDGRGEHERTVLWRPEYAAYMIEGTPGRPFGSEWGEHKRLEENMMERRGQIKRVLGRGEYVVTMPSFPLLGCDGGVRGRKSVMEENSKSIYVSDEVTNSHKRFGTLTKNIRERRGCNVVINVPQYLDESTERMEYKELRECLGREAEDGCVYMDAMAFGMGMCCLQCTIQCVDIHEAGCVYDQLVVFAPVMMALTAGTVCQRGMLVDTDLRWNIIGASVDDRTAEERGLVEGSKGIPKSRYGSVDSFLYVRNLARDEEEARKVEAYYNDLEVLIDKDAHERILSAGVDSLLAQHIAHLFIRDPLVVYRHRMKGDASNNDHFECIQSTNWQTVRFKPPVLSQNLGWRVEFRPMEVQATDSENAAFVTFVILLVKTIIAFRLKFYIPISKIDRNIHTAHLRNAVLSQKFHWRRDVYDHLDSPSTAPAPLACDEALMSIDQIINGSPDHLGIISVMKRYLSTTDIDDSARRHILSKLDIVSKRASGQSETYATWQRKFITSHPKYQKNSVVTQEIAYDLVKAILSRTTP, from the exons ATGCACGAAGACGTGAAAATTGAGTGGGGAAATGCGCGGGCGAGTGGTTCGGTTGCGCGCGAGAAAAGGGGGGAGGTGTGGAGCGTTAGGACGCGAGGGGGTCCCTGCGGCCGTTTCCGCGCTGCGCGCTTTCAGCGGGTGGGGTTGATTGACTGTATTGcgactaaacaaaaaaaaattgtgcgtCGGAAACGGACGAGGAGCAAGGTTGAGTACATGATAGTGCACATGGACGACGAGAAGAAGGAGGTCGCTCTGTCGCTGCGAGCAGTGGAGTTGATATCGGAGCTGCAGGGCCTGGAGGATGGGCGCGGTGA GCACGAGAGGACCGTGTTGTGGAGGCCTGAGTACGCGGCGTACATGATTGAGG GGACGCCAGGGAGGCCGTTTGGGAGCGAGTGGGGCGAACACAAGAGGTTGGAGGAGAACATGATGGAGCGCCGAGGGCAGATAAAGCGGGTGCTGGGGCGCGGAGAGTACGTGGTGACGATGCCGAGTTTTCCGCTGTTGGGATGTGACGGGGGCGTCAGGGGCAGGAAGAGCGTGATGGAGGAGAACTCGAAGTCGATATACGTGTCCGACGAGGTGACAAACAGTCACAAGAGGTTTGGCACGCTGACAAAAAACATAAGGGAGAGGAGGGGGTGCAACGTGGTGATCAACGTGCCCCAGTACCTGGACGAGTCGACGGAGAGGATGGAGTACAAGGAGTTGAGAGAGTGTCTGGGCAGGGAGGCGGAGGACGGGTGCGTGTACATGGATGCGATGGCATTTGGGATGGGAATGTGTTGTTTGCAATGTACGATTCAGTGTGTAGACATACACGAGGCTGGTTGTGTGTATGACCAATTGGTCGTGTTTGCGCCAGTGATGATGGCGCTGACGGCGGGGACGGTGTGTCAGCGGGGAATGCTGGTGGACACGGACCTGAGGTGGAACATAATAGGCGCGTCGGTGGACGACAGGACGGCGGAGGAAAGGGGGCTGGTCGAGGGCTCAAAGGGGATTCCTAAGTCGAGGTACGGGTCGGTTGACTCGTTCTTGTATGTGAGAAACCTGGCCAGGGACGAGGAGGAGGCGAGGAAGGTCGAGGCGTACTACAATGACTTGGAAGTGCTGATCGACAAAGACGCTCACGAGCGCATCTTGTCCGCCGGGGTCGACAGTCTACTGGCTCAACACATCGCCCACCTGTTCATAAGAGACCCGCTAGTAGTTTACAGACACAGGATGAAGGGCGATGCGTCGAACAACGACCACTTCGAATGCATTCAGTCCACCAACTGGCAGACGGTCCGCTTCAAGCCCCCTGTTCTCTCTCAGAACTTGGGGTGGCGCGTGGAGTTCAGGCCTATGGAGGTCCAAGCGACCGACTCGGAAAACGCGGCGTTCGTCACCTTCGTCATCTTGCTGGTCAAGACCATCATCGCATTTCGCCTGAAATTCTACATTCCTATCTCCAAAATCGACCGCAACATTCACACGGCCCACCTGAGAAACGCCGTCCTGTCCCAGAAGTTTCACTGGAGACGTGACGTCTACGACCACCTCGACTCCCCCTCCACCGCTCCCGCACCCCTCGCCTGCGACGAGGCGCTCATGTCCATCGATCAAATCATCAACGGGTCTCCCGACCACCTGGGCATCATCTCCGTCATGAAGCGCTACCTGTCCACCACGGACATCGACGACTCCGCCCGGCGCCACATCCTATCCAAACTCGACATCGTCTCCAAGCGCGCGTCCGGACAGTCCGAGACCTACGCCACTTGGCAGCGCAAGTTCATCACCTCCCACCCGAAATACCAGAAAAACAGCGTCGTCACCCAAGAAATAGCATATGACCTCGTCAAAGCTATCCTCTCCCGCACCACCCCCTGA
- the LOC126328057 gene encoding ras-like protein rasS, whose amino-acid sequence MFNVYKLVLVGVGGVGKSCLTIQYISSKFVDDYDPTLEDSYRKQVTIQNEECILDIFDTAGQEDFSAVRDQYMRTGDGFLCVYTITLKSSFQETVSLHDHILRVKDSEEVPFVLIGNKCDLEEDRDVSYKEGQQLSKELKCPFLEASAKTRYNVVEAFETLVYEIKRFRSRLSLSADTEEGKDKKVRGKRRVCILV is encoded by the exons ATGTTTAATGTCTACAAGCTTGTTTTGGTGGGCGTCGGAGGGGTTGGCAAAAGCTGTCTGACGATTCAG TATATTTCCTCGAAGTTTGTTGACGATTACGACCCGACGTTAGAGGACAGCTACAG GAAGCAGGTAACAATACAGAACGAGGAGTGTATATTAGATATCTTTGATACAGCTGGACAAGAGGACTTTTCCG CCGTTAGAGACCAGTATATGCGTACGGGCGATGGTTTTTTGTGTGTCTATACGATTACGCTCAAGTCATCCTTTCAGGAGACGGTGTCTCTCCACGACCACATTCTGCGCGTCAAGGACTCCGAGGAAGTGCCATTCGTTTTGATAGGGAATAAGTGCGATTTGGAGGAGGACCGAGATGTAAGCTACAAGGAGGGGCAGCAGCTGTCGAAGGAGTTGAAGTGTCCTTTTTTGGAGGCCTCGGCGAAGACGAGATACAACGTGGTCGAGGCGTTCGAGACATTGGTGTACGAAATCAAGCGTTTTCGAAGTCGACTCTCCCTCAGTGCCGACACAGAAGAGGGAAAAGACAAAAAGGTTCGCGGGAAGCGCCGCGTATGTATTTTGGTGTGA